The Kribbella shirazensis genomic interval GAGTTCCTGCTCGGTGCGCTGTACCGGTCCGGGCGGTTGTTCGCCTTCGTCATGGTCCTGTGGCTGCTGACCCCGTGGTGGACCCGGCGCGATCTGCTGCTGGTGCGGACGCACTTGATGTACCTGTGGATCGTCATCGGCTCAGCCGTCGCCGGCCTCCTCGTCGCGCCCGGCCTGGCGATGACCGAGGACCGGTTGTACGGCGTCCTGTGGCCGATCCCGCCGACTCAGGTCGGTCACTATGCAGCTGTCGCGATCGGACTGACCACCATCTTGTGGATGTCCGGTCTGCTCCGGCGCGAGGTGGCGCTGGTCAGTGTCGCCGGGTCCGTGCCGGTCCTGCTGCTGACCCACACTCGTACGGCGTTGATCGCCCTGCTGATCGGGGTCGTGATCGCCGGGCTGAGCCTGTTCACCGCCCGCACGCGGGTTCGGCGGGCCTTCGCCGTCGGCCTGGTGTTCTTCTCGGTCGGGGCACTGACCCTCGGCTCCGTGGTGACCACCTGGCTGGCCCGTGGTCAGGACACCACCCAGGTCTCCGAGCTGACCGGCCGGACGCGGGTGTGGGACGGGATCCTGGCCCAGCCACGCTCCACGTTCGAGACGCTCTTCGGCTTCGGTCTGTCCAACAAGTCCTTCAACGGCCTGCCGATCGACAGCAACTGGCTCGGCACGTACTTCGACGTCGGCCTGATCGGGATGGCGATCAACATCGCGATGGTGCTGTTCGTCCTGATCATGGCGCTGTTCTTCCAGCCACAGGGCCCGCGCCGGGCGATGGCGTTGTTCCTGGTCGCGTACTGCGTGGTCGCCTCGTTCACCGAGAGCGGGCTGAGCGAGGCGTCGCCGTACCTGCTGGAGCTGACGCTGGCGGCGTCGCTCGTGTACTCGCGAGTTCCCCGAGAGGGTGTGCGATGAAGATCCTGGTGGTGCACAACAGGTACCGGTCCACCGCACCGAGCGGCGAGAACCGGGTGGTCGACCAGGAACGCGAGGCACTGGCCGAGCTCGGCCACGACGTCGAGCTCTTCGAGCGGCACAGTGACGAGATCGAGGACTGGCCGGCCTGGAAGAAGGCCACCCTGCCCGCCCGCGTGGTCTGGAACCCGGCCGCCAAACGCGACCTGGGCGACACACTGCGGCGGTTCCGTCCGGACGTTGTCCATGTCCACAACACCTTCCCGGTGCTCAGCCCGTCGGTGCTGTACGCGTGCCGGGACACGGACGTGCCCGTCGTCATCACCTTGCACAACTACAAACTCCTGTGCGCCAGCGGTGACTTCTTCCGCTCCGGCGAGCTGTGTCATGACTGCGCTGGTGGCAACCCAGCGGCCGGCGTCGTCCACCGCTGCTACCGCGGGTCCACACTGGCCACGGCGGCCACGGTGCTGAACACCCGGACCCATCGGCGGAGCTGGCGCAACCTGGTCTCGGCGTACATCTTCGTCTCCGAGTCGCAGCGTGCTTTGCTGACAGGGATGGACTTCGACCCTGACCGCAGCTTCGTCCGCTACAACTACGTGCCGTACGACGGCCCGGTCGCGGACGGGACACCACAGCGGCAGGTGACGTACGTCGGCCGGCTCGACGCGGCCAAGGGCGCACCGCTGCTGATGAAGGGCTGGGACGCGTACCGGGCGATCGCCGGGGACGACGCCCTGCGGCTCGTCGTCGCCGGCGGCGGCCCGATGCTCGACGAGATCACCGCGTGGGCCGCCGAACGGCCGTCGGTCGAGCTGCTCGGGATGATGTCCAAGCAACAGGTCTTCGAGTTGATCGGCCGGTCCCGGGCCGTCGTCCTGCCGTCGGAGTGGGAGGAGACGTTCGGGCTCGTGGTCGTCGAGGCGATGGCCGTCGGCGTACCGCTACTGGCCTCCGGCCACGGTTCCTTCCCCGAACTCGTCACCGACGGCGTCGACGGTGCGTTGTTCGAACCGGGGCGGCCGGACGCACTCGCCAAGCTGCTGCTCGATGTCGACACGTCACCCGAACGCTACGCGGAACTGGGGCGCCAGGCCCGGGCGACGTACGAGAAGAAGCACGACCCCCGCCGCAACCTCGAGCAACTGCTCGACATCTACCGCTTCGCCGCCGGCCGGCCCGTTACCCGCGGCTAGCCGACACCGACCCCTGCCCCCGAAGGAAGTGTGATGGAACAACGCGAGCCGAACCTTCCGGCCACCGGCCGGAGCGCGTGGTACCGCGGCCGCCGTGCGGTCGTCGCGGCGATCGCGATCGTGCTGGTCGGCGCGCTGGCGGTGCTCGCCTACGTCGTCAGGACGGACGGCGAGCCGCTCTCGCAGAACACACAGCCGACGCAGGGCGCCGCGCCGTCGGCCGCTCCGGTGAAGGCACCGACCGCGCCGCCGGCCAAGGTCTGCGGGAACACGGCGGCGCTGGCCGGACCCAAGTCCGCACCGGCCGGGGCGGTCGTCGTCAGCCCCACCCAGAACCTCGAGAGCATCAGCTCGAAAAGCCCGGCAGGTACGACGTTCTACCTGACCGCCGGCACGCACAAGCTCGGCGGCGGCGCGTTCACCCAGCTCGTTCCCAAACAGGGCGACCGCT includes:
- a CDS encoding glycosyltransferase, translated to MKILVVHNRYRSTAPSGENRVVDQEREALAELGHDVELFERHSDEIEDWPAWKKATLPARVVWNPAAKRDLGDTLRRFRPDVVHVHNTFPVLSPSVLYACRDTDVPVVITLHNYKLLCASGDFFRSGELCHDCAGGNPAAGVVHRCYRGSTLATAATVLNTRTHRRSWRNLVSAYIFVSESQRALLTGMDFDPDRSFVRYNYVPYDGPVADGTPQRQVTYVGRLDAAKGAPLLMKGWDAYRAIAGDDALRLVVAGGGPMLDEITAWAAERPSVELLGMMSKQQVFELIGRSRAVVLPSEWEETFGLVVVEAMAVGVPLLASGHGSFPELVTDGVDGALFEPGRPDALAKLLLDVDTSPERYAELGRQARATYEKKHDPRRNLEQLLDIYRFAAGRPVTRG
- a CDS encoding O-antigen ligase family protein, whose translation is MSSATRAIPRPGVLSGRRVVSPEQRRRRRVQLVWGCLLLNVLTFFPEAPHIVPIPGPVGKLIAQGALAVAALLVLTVNRPIKIRASVFIFLATLLATEALLSSLRAEFLLGALYRSGRLFAFVMVLWLLTPWWTRRDLLLVRTHLMYLWIVIGSAVAGLLVAPGLAMTEDRLYGVLWPIPPTQVGHYAAVAIGLTTILWMSGLLRREVALVSVAGSVPVLLLTHTRTALIALLIGVVIAGLSLFTARTRVRRAFAVGLVFFSVGALTLGSVVTTWLARGQDTTQVSELTGRTRVWDGILAQPRSTFETLFGFGLSNKSFNGLPIDSNWLGTYFDVGLIGMAINIAMVLFVLIMALFFQPQGPRRAMALFLVAYCVVASFTESGLSEASPYLLELTLAASLVYSRVPREGVR